Proteins from one Melospiza melodia melodia isolate bMelMel2 chromosome 18, bMelMel2.pri, whole genome shotgun sequence genomic window:
- the MPG gene encoding DNA-3-methyladenine glycosylase translates to MPRKRKLLAQLSALQNTSSFPQVNAVEQLNTTPGADPSPKSSKYFVTEKRNSPQLQEDFFNQPCVSLAKSFLGQILVRKLPDGRELWGRIVETEAYLGGEDEASHSRGGKQTQRNAAMFMKPGTLYVYQIYGIYFCINVSSQGEGAAVLLRSLEPLQGLEAMRELRSASRKAPSRLLKDWQLCNGPSKLCQAFGIDKAFDQRDLTQDDAIWMVPGQDPPGEQDVVATTRIGIGNRGEWAQKPLRFYLRGNRFVSVVDKKVEREMAAKGHSPGS, encoded by the exons ATGCCAagaaaaagaaagctgttggCTCAATTAAGTGCTCTTCAGAACACCAGCAGCTTCCCTCAGGTCAATGCTGTGGAGCAGCTGAACACTACACCTGGAGCAGATCCTTCTCCAAAAAGCAGCAAATATTTTGTGACAGAGAAAAGAAATTCTCCTCAGCTGCAAGAAGATTTTTTCAACCAGCCCTGTGTTAGTCTGGCCAAGTCCTTTCTGGGACAG ATTTTAGTTCGCAAACTTCCTGATGGCAGAGAGCTCTGGGGCAGGATTGTTGAAACAGAAGCTTATCTGGGTGGGGAAGATGAAGCTTCCCACTCCAGAGGTGGGAAGCAAACACAACGGAACGCGGCAATGTTCATGAAACCAGGAACTCTGTACGTGTACCAGATCTATGGGATTTATTTCTGCATCAATGTTTCCAGCCAAG GAGAAGGGGCCGCGGTGCTGCTGCGctccctggagcccctgcagggcctggaggccaTGAGGGAGCTGCGCTCGGCCTCCAGGAAAGCCCCCAGCAGGCTGCTCAAGGACTGGCAGCTCTGCAATGGGCCCTCCAAGCTCTGCCAGGCCTTTGGCATCGACAAGGCCTTTGACCAAAGGGACCTGACTCAGGATGATGCCATCTGGATGGTGCCGGGACAGGACCCGCCGGGGGAGCAGGACGTGGTGGCCACCACCAGGATTGGCATTGGCAACAGGGGAGAGTGGGCacagaaaccactcaggttttATTTACGGGGAAACAGATTTGTGAGTGTTGTAGACAAGaaagtagagagagagatggcagCAAAGGGACATTCCCCTGGCAGCTGA